One genomic segment of Vulgatibacter sp. includes these proteins:
- the dapB gene encoding 4-hydroxy-tetrahydrodipicolinate reductase — protein sequence MARIVVTGIAGRMGREITQAVEEMAGAHFVAGTVPRGGNAAGLSDKLALPVDDGLEAALDRGADAVIDFTTPEASLAHARICAERGAALVVGTTGFTPDQKAELTAFAQQAPIVFAPNMSVGVNLLFRLAAQAARTLGDAYDVEIVEAHHKHKRDAPSGTALRLAEVVADALGRDLGAVANYGRHGLVGARPPAEIGIQTVRGGDVVGEHTLFFFGEGERIELTHKASSRGAFARGSVRAAIWAAGRKPGLYDMQDVLGFSEGA from the coding sequence ATGGCACGCATCGTCGTCACCGGCATCGCCGGCCGCATGGGCCGCGAGATCACCCAGGCGGTCGAGGAGATGGCCGGCGCCCACTTCGTCGCCGGCACCGTACCCAGGGGCGGCAACGCAGCCGGCCTCTCCGACAAGTTGGCCCTGCCCGTGGACGACGGCCTCGAAGCGGCGCTGGACCGCGGCGCCGACGCGGTGATCGACTTCACCACGCCGGAGGCGAGCCTGGCCCACGCGCGGATCTGCGCCGAGCGCGGCGCCGCCCTCGTCGTCGGCACCACCGGCTTCACGCCGGACCAGAAGGCCGAGCTCACCGCCTTCGCGCAGCAGGCCCCGATCGTCTTCGCGCCCAACATGTCGGTGGGCGTGAACCTGCTCTTCCGCCTCGCAGCGCAGGCAGCCCGCACCCTGGGCGACGCCTACGACGTGGAGATCGTCGAGGCCCACCACAAGCACAAGCGCGACGCCCCCTCGGGCACCGCCCTGCGCCTCGCCGAGGTGGTGGCGGACGCCCTCGGCCGCGACCTCGGGGCCGTGGCCAACTACGGCCGCCACGGCCTGGTCGGCGCGCGGCCGCCTGCGGAGATCGGCATCCAGACCGTGCGCGGCGGCGACGTGGTCGGCGAGCACACGCTCTTCTTTTTCGGCGAGGGCGAGCGGATCGAGCTCACCCACAAGGCCTCGAGCCGCGGCGCCTTCGCCCGTGGCTCCGTCCGCGCTGCGATCTGGGCGGCGGGACGCAAGCCGGGCCTCTACGACATGCAGGACGTCCTCGGTTTCTCGGAGGGAGCATGA
- a CDS encoding fumarylacetoacetate hydrolase family protein, whose protein sequence is MNHVRVIRFDHAGTPRYGIARGDTVEVLTDAPWRGGAPAGEELPLEGLRLLAPVEPTKVVCVGRNYAAHAAELGNQVPAEPLIFIKPASSVIGPDEPIVLPRISGNVQHEAELAVVIGKRTRNVPAAQAADHIAGFTCLNDVTARDIQRAETQFTRAKSFDSFCPIGPWIVPGMPEGDRMVRCTVNGAVRQESSTASMIHDVASLLAFMSRVMTLEPGDVISTGTPAGVEKLQPGDIVNIEIEGVGVLSNPVVNEE, encoded by the coding sequence ATGAACCACGTCCGCGTCATCCGCTTCGACCACGCAGGCACGCCCCGCTACGGCATCGCTCGCGGCGACACCGTCGAGGTCCTCACCGATGCGCCCTGGCGCGGAGGCGCGCCCGCCGGCGAGGAGCTCCCTCTCGAAGGGCTGCGTCTCCTCGCGCCGGTGGAACCGACCAAGGTGGTCTGCGTCGGCCGCAACTACGCCGCCCACGCTGCGGAACTCGGCAACCAGGTTCCCGCCGAGCCGCTGATCTTCATCAAGCCCGCCTCGAGCGTGATCGGCCCGGACGAGCCCATCGTCCTGCCGCGGATCTCCGGGAACGTGCAGCACGAAGCCGAGCTCGCCGTGGTGATCGGCAAGCGGACCCGCAACGTCCCCGCGGCGCAGGCCGCGGACCACATCGCCGGCTTCACCTGCCTGAACGACGTCACCGCCCGGGACATCCAGCGGGCCGAGACGCAGTTCACCAGGGCCAAGAGCTTCGACAGCTTCTGCCCCATCGGGCCGTGGATCGTCCCGGGCATGCCCGAAGGCGATCGCATGGTGCGCTGCACCGTGAACGGCGCCGTGCGCCAGGAGAGCAGCACCGCCAGCATGATCCACGACGTCGCCAGCCTGCTCGCCTTCATGTCGCGGGTGATGACGCTGGAGCCCGGCGACGTGATCAGCACCGGAACGCCTGCCGGCGTGGAGAAGCTCCAGCCCGGCGACATCGTGAACATCGAGATCGAAGGGGTCGGCGTCCTGTCGAACCCCGTCGTCAACGAGGAGTAA
- a CDS encoding LL-diaminopimelate aminotransferase, producing the protein MEIRLAERITSLPPYLFAEIDRLKAEARKKGADLISFGIGDPDLPTPEHIVQAGQAAMADPRNHKYPDYEGMPEYRAAVCRWYERRFGVKGLDPDKECVSLIGSKEGIAHIALALLEPGDVALCPDPGYPVYSIGTRFADGIPYYLPLRAENGFLPDLESIPADVLKKAKVLWLNYPNNPTGAVADLDFWKRAIEFAKKNGIVILSDNAYSEVAFDGYRPVSFLEAPGAMEVGAEFHSLSKTYNMTGWRAGSLVGNRTLVQALGKVKTNVDSGIFQAVQVASIAALDGDQACVDRNNEIYTRRRDVLVEGLRSMGWDVEPMKATFYLWVKTPNGMKSMDVVKRLIDEAGVVATPGVGFGLGGHGEGYVRFAITTSEERTREAVERMKKIGW; encoded by the coding sequence GTGGAGATCCGCCTCGCCGAACGCATCACCAGCCTGCCGCCCTACCTCTTCGCCGAGATCGATCGCCTCAAGGCCGAGGCGCGGAAGAAGGGCGCCGACCTGATCTCCTTCGGCATCGGCGATCCCGACCTGCCCACGCCCGAGCACATCGTGCAAGCGGGCCAGGCGGCGATGGCAGACCCCCGCAACCACAAATACCCCGACTACGAGGGCATGCCCGAGTACCGCGCCGCGGTCTGCCGCTGGTACGAGCGCCGCTTCGGGGTGAAGGGGCTCGATCCCGACAAGGAATGCGTCTCGCTGATCGGCTCGAAGGAGGGCATCGCCCACATCGCCCTGGCGCTCCTCGAGCCCGGCGACGTCGCCCTCTGCCCGGACCCGGGCTACCCGGTCTATTCGATCGGCACCCGCTTCGCCGACGGCATCCCCTACTACCTGCCGCTCCGTGCCGAGAACGGCTTCCTCCCCGATCTCGAGAGCATCCCCGCCGACGTGCTGAAGAAGGCGAAGGTCCTCTGGCTCAACTACCCCAACAACCCCACGGGTGCGGTGGCCGACCTCGATTTCTGGAAGCGCGCCATCGAGTTCGCGAAGAAGAACGGCATCGTCATCCTCAGCGACAACGCCTACTCCGAGGTCGCCTTCGACGGTTACAGGCCGGTGAGCTTCCTCGAGGCGCCGGGGGCGATGGAGGTCGGCGCCGAGTTCCACTCGCTCTCCAAGACCTACAACATGACCGGCTGGCGCGCCGGCTCGCTGGTGGGCAACCGCACCCTGGTGCAGGCCCTCGGCAAGGTGAAGACCAACGTCGACTCCGGCATCTTCCAGGCGGTGCAGGTCGCCTCGATCGCCGCCCTCGACGGCGACCAGGCCTGCGTCGATCGGAACAACGAGATCTACACCCGCCGCCGCGACGTCCTCGTCGAGGGGCTGCGCTCGATGGGCTGGGACGTGGAGCCGATGAAGGCGACCTTCTACCTCTGGGTGAAGACGCCGAACGGCATGAAGAGCATGGACGTGGTCAAGCGCCTCATCGACGAGGCCGGCGTCGTCGCCACGCCGGGCGTGGGCTTCGGCCTCGGGGGCCACGGCGAAGGCTACGTGCGCTTCGCGATCACCACCTCCGAGGAGCGGACCCGCGAGGCGGTGGAGCGGATGAAGAAGATCGGCTGGTGA
- the folK gene encoding 2-amino-4-hydroxy-6-hydroxymethyldihydropteridine diphosphokinase has product MKGALAYVALGANLGDRLATLREAVRRIDGSHGLTVLRCSAVWETAAVGPPQPDYLNAVIEVDACKAPWAHLQRLHEIERSLGRVRRAEERWGPRTLDLDLLWQGGLILQQGDLELPHPRITERSFVLAPLAELAPSLPLGERAVAAWLEARPAGERASVRRVGPLAV; this is encoded by the coding sequence GTGAAGGGCGCCCTCGCCTACGTGGCGCTGGGCGCCAACCTCGGCGACCGCCTCGCGACCCTGCGTGAGGCGGTCCGCCGCATTGATGGCTCCCACGGGCTCACGGTGCTGCGCTGCTCGGCGGTCTGGGAGACCGCAGCGGTGGGGCCGCCGCAGCCCGATTATCTCAACGCGGTGATCGAGGTGGACGCGTGCAAGGCGCCCTGGGCGCACCTGCAGCGGCTCCACGAGATCGAGCGCTCCCTGGGCCGGGTGCGGAGGGCCGAGGAGCGCTGGGGGCCGCGCACGCTCGATCTCGACCTCCTCTGGCAGGGCGGGCTCATCCTGCAGCAGGGCGACCTCGAGCTGCCGCACCCGCGGATCACCGAGCGCTCCTTCGTGCTGGCGCCGCTGGCGGAGCTCGCGCCTTCGCTTCCGCTCGGGGAGCGCGCCGTCGCCGCCTGGCTCGAGGCCCGGCCCGCCGGAGAGCGCGCCTCGGTGCGCAGGGTGGGGCCTCTCGCCGTTTGA
- a CDS encoding cation:proton antiporter yields MEQIPLLDQLTVIAGLGALVALVLGRLRLPTVAGLLFAGAVVGPWGFGLVRSVHAIEVLAELGVVLLLFTIGLEFSLERLRVIFRQVVLGGSVQVGLTVLVVAGVALALGENLGASVFYGFVFALSSTAIVLRALAERRELDAPHGRFIVGALIFQDLLVVPMVLIVPLLAPGKSLGTASAQIGLALLKAAFLVVAVVLIARLVVPRIFRWVAASRSREIFLLAVLAVCIGTAWLTSLAGLSLALGAFLGGMVVAGTEYGHRAAGDVGPLRDVFVSLFFVSLGMLFDVRVVIAAPLVVLLLLLGFLVLKGFLATIAALLMRFPARAAWLAGVGLAQFGEFGFVLARIAQQHGVIDGPETQRLLAAGILSMFLTPVLARIAPHVAAGESLLAPLEKLIGARGIDQTTAERGHFAGHLIVAGYGVAGKLLTGALERSGFRYLVLELNPETVTAARKEGKPVYYGDAASPEALQHAGIDDAVAVVLLMNDPHAARLVADTATRIAPGTPVLVRSHYLAESARLIELGAADVVVEEVEAGVEMLARVLRRLDVPFNLIEERLAEARERTQRSVRRVKLPRRRLPEMGELADLKVETVLLREGSAAVGRTLRDLDLRRETGALVLATRREGMLQDPPDPDAALDVGDLVFLVGSGESIRRATAVLDRQQR; encoded by the coding sequence GTGGAGCAGATCCCCCTTCTCGATCAGCTGACGGTGATCGCGGGACTCGGCGCCCTGGTGGCGCTGGTGCTGGGACGGCTCCGGCTGCCCACCGTCGCTGGCCTCCTCTTCGCGGGCGCGGTGGTGGGGCCCTGGGGCTTCGGACTCGTGCGATCGGTGCACGCGATCGAGGTGCTGGCCGAGCTCGGCGTCGTGCTCCTGCTCTTCACCATCGGCCTCGAGTTCTCCCTCGAGCGGCTCCGGGTGATCTTCCGCCAGGTGGTGCTCGGCGGCTCGGTGCAGGTGGGGCTCACCGTGCTCGTGGTGGCAGGCGTCGCCCTGGCGCTCGGCGAGAACCTCGGCGCCTCGGTTTTCTACGGCTTCGTCTTCGCCCTCTCCAGCACCGCCATCGTCCTCCGCGCGCTGGCGGAGCGGCGCGAGCTCGACGCACCCCACGGCCGCTTCATCGTCGGCGCGCTGATCTTCCAGGATCTCCTCGTGGTGCCGATGGTGCTGATCGTGCCGCTCCTCGCCCCGGGGAAGAGCCTCGGCACCGCCTCGGCACAGATCGGACTGGCGCTCCTCAAGGCGGCGTTCCTCGTGGTGGCGGTGGTGCTGATCGCCCGGCTGGTGGTGCCCCGAATCTTCCGCTGGGTCGCAGCGAGCCGCAGCCGCGAGATCTTCCTCCTCGCCGTGCTCGCGGTCTGCATCGGCACCGCGTGGCTCACCTCCCTGGCGGGCCTCTCGCTGGCGCTCGGCGCCTTCCTCGGCGGCATGGTCGTCGCCGGCACCGAGTACGGCCACCGGGCCGCAGGCGACGTGGGCCCGCTGCGCGACGTCTTCGTCAGCCTCTTCTTCGTCTCGCTGGGGATGCTCTTCGACGTGCGGGTGGTGATCGCCGCCCCGCTGGTGGTGTTGCTCCTCCTCCTCGGCTTCCTCGTGCTCAAGGGCTTTCTCGCCACCATCGCCGCGCTGCTGATGCGTTTTCCCGCCAGGGCCGCGTGGCTCGCCGGTGTGGGCCTCGCGCAATTCGGCGAGTTCGGCTTCGTGCTCGCCCGCATCGCGCAGCAGCACGGGGTCATCGACGGGCCGGAGACGCAGCGGCTCCTCGCCGCCGGCATCCTCAGCATGTTCCTCACCCCGGTGCTCGCCCGGATCGCGCCCCACGTCGCCGCAGGCGAGAGCCTGCTCGCGCCGCTGGAGAAGCTCATCGGCGCCAGGGGAATCGATCAGACCACCGCCGAGCGGGGGCATTTCGCCGGCCACCTGATCGTCGCGGGCTACGGTGTCGCGGGGAAACTCCTCACCGGCGCGCTGGAGCGTTCGGGCTTCCGCTACCTCGTCCTCGAGCTCAACCCCGAGACGGTCACCGCCGCGCGCAAGGAGGGCAAGCCGGTCTACTACGGCGACGCCGCCTCGCCCGAGGCCCTCCAGCACGCGGGCATCGACGACGCGGTCGCGGTGGTCCTCCTCATGAACGATCCCCACGCCGCCAGGCTGGTGGCGGATACGGCCACCCGGATCGCGCCCGGGACACCGGTGCTGGTCCGAAGCCACTACCTGGCGGAGAGCGCCAGGCTGATCGAACTCGGTGCCGCCGACGTGGTGGTGGAGGAGGTCGAGGCGGGGGTGGAGATGCTGGCGCGGGTGCTGCGCCGGCTCGACGTGCCCTTCAACCTGATCGAGGAGCGGCTCGCCGAAGCACGGGAGCGGACCCAGCGCAGCGTGCGCCGGGTGAAGCTCCCCCGCAGGCGGCTCCCTGAAATGGGGGAGCTCGCCGACCTCAAGGTGGAGACGGTGCTCCTCCGCGAGGGCAGCGCCGCGGTGGGCCGGACGCTGCGCGACCTCGACCTCCGCCGGGAGACCGGCGCCCTCGTCCTCGCCACCCGCCGCGAGGGCATGCTCCAGGACCCGCCCGATCCGGATGCGGCCCTCGATGTGGGCGATCTCGTCTTCCTGGTCGGATCCGGCGAGTCGATCCGCCGCGCCACCGCGGTGCTGGACCGGCAGCAGCGCTGA
- a CDS encoding lysyl oxidase family protein — MQFRAVFCAAAFVTLLAACTEDEPAVRAQPLPCADCPPDLVVDVERLGSRLQLESRTFPALSCEVAQACATGTGERTVLPLAAAVRNAGAGPLVLAAEDFGTARCGGAPALRDFLRWRVLDGSGAVAREGSADLGCLADGTRAAADASGQARFTCPDAPGLQAGWSDGSDAAAGCTFADLTGLAAGDYELELTVNAAGTVEEARLDNNTARVPLHIPQVSCEGSICGGRCCPQGIGCNGDKCAMPDLTIDELSLVQSIRVDEANFAGDDCAVEEGCVEATGLRRLLRFTLATPNVGGADLVVGDPTQTSQAAWSACHEHYHMTAFANYRLLRPDGSVAATGHKQAFCLMDTEAVNNEGPTAPRYDCDYQGISQGWSDSYGSGLDCQWVDVTGVPEGDYVLEVVVNGQQRYPESDYTNNAVQVPVFLPADPSQCVPREEVCGDGRDQDCDGEPDDGCAPLAANDSCAEAWLLDGSGTWTGAIDGETAGDGGGSCGGGGGTLHFTLTVLSEEIVYLSTYGSAIDTVLRVEEGRCGEKTEAFCGDDGCGLNGSHFAGVLPAGTYDVIVQAREPGATGEVKLNVQRSGCTGARFVDAPGSYFGDTTAAGRDTMTACGLGGGPDELWVFATCPGTTEVTLSTCDEASFDTVLEVRKGSCRGVTEGCNDDGIGAMCGAPSGSHLDGPLRGEGLWFVVVDGYLATDAGAYRFDVSW, encoded by the coding sequence ATGCAGTTCCGAGCCGTTTTCTGTGCTGCCGCATTCGTCACGTTGCTCGCTGCATGCACGGAGGACGAGCCGGCGGTGCGCGCGCAGCCGCTGCCTTGTGCGGACTGTCCCCCCGACCTGGTGGTCGATGTCGAGCGCCTCGGCAGCCGCCTGCAGCTCGAATCGCGGACCTTCCCGGCCTTGAGCTGCGAGGTGGCGCAGGCCTGCGCCACCGGCACCGGCGAGCGAACCGTCCTGCCGCTCGCCGCAGCGGTGCGCAACGCCGGGGCTGGGCCGCTGGTCCTCGCCGCCGAGGATTTCGGCACCGCCCGCTGCGGCGGCGCGCCGGCGCTGCGCGATTTCCTCCGCTGGCGCGTGCTCGACGGAAGCGGCGCGGTGGCCAGGGAGGGCAGCGCGGATCTCGGCTGCCTCGCCGACGGGACCCGCGCCGCAGCGGACGCTTCCGGGCAGGCCCGCTTCACCTGCCCGGACGCACCGGGCCTGCAGGCTGGCTGGAGCGACGGAAGCGACGCTGCCGCAGGCTGCACCTTCGCCGATCTCACCGGCCTCGCCGCAGGTGACTACGAGCTCGAGCTCACCGTGAACGCCGCCGGCACCGTGGAGGAGGCGCGCCTCGACAACAACACCGCCCGGGTGCCGCTCCACATTCCGCAGGTCTCCTGCGAGGGCTCGATCTGCGGCGGGCGCTGCTGTCCGCAGGGCATCGGTTGCAACGGCGACAAATGCGCGATGCCGGATCTGACCATCGACGAGCTCTCGCTGGTCCAGTCGATCCGCGTGGACGAGGCCAACTTCGCCGGGGACGACTGCGCGGTCGAGGAGGGCTGCGTCGAGGCGACCGGTCTGCGCAGGCTGCTGCGCTTCACCCTCGCGACGCCGAACGTCGGCGGCGCCGACCTGGTGGTGGGCGATCCGACCCAGACCTCGCAGGCGGCGTGGTCCGCGTGCCACGAGCACTACCACATGACCGCCTTCGCCAATTACCGGCTGCTGCGCCCCGACGGCAGCGTCGCCGCCACCGGCCACAAGCAGGCCTTCTGCCTGATGGATACCGAGGCGGTGAACAACGAAGGGCCCACCGCGCCGCGCTACGACTGCGACTACCAGGGGATCAGCCAGGGCTGGAGCGACAGCTACGGCAGCGGCCTCGATTGCCAGTGGGTCGACGTCACCGGCGTTCCCGAGGGCGACTACGTCCTCGAGGTCGTGGTCAACGGCCAGCAGCGCTATCCCGAGAGCGACTACACCAACAACGCGGTGCAGGTGCCGGTCTTCCTCCCCGCCGACCCCTCCCAATGCGTGCCGCGGGAGGAGGTCTGCGGCGACGGCAGGGATCAGGATTGCGACGGCGAGCCGGACGACGGCTGCGCGCCGCTCGCCGCCAACGACAGCTGCGCCGAAGCGTGGCTCCTCGACGGCAGCGGAACCTGGACCGGCGCCATCGACGGTGAAACGGCGGGCGACGGCGGCGGCTCCTGTGGGGGCGGCGGCGGCACGCTCCACTTCACGCTCACCGTGCTCTCCGAGGAGATCGTCTACCTCTCCACCTACGGCTCGGCGATCGACACGGTGCTCCGGGTGGAGGAGGGGCGCTGCGGCGAGAAGACCGAGGCGTTCTGCGGCGACGACGGCTGCGGGCTGAACGGCAGCCATTTCGCCGGCGTTCTTCCCGCCGGCACCTACGACGTGATCGTGCAGGCCCGTGAGCCCGGCGCGACAGGCGAGGTGAAGCTCAACGTGCAGCGCTCCGGCTGCACCGGGGCCCGCTTCGTCGACGCGCCCGGCAGCTATTTCGGCGACACCACCGCGGCGGGCAGGGATACCATGACCGCCTGCGGCCTCGGCGGCGGCCCCGACGAGCTCTGGGTCTTCGCCACCTGCCCGGGCACCACCGAGGTCACCCTCTCCACCTGCGACGAGGCCTCCTTCGACACCGTGCTCGAGGTCCGGAAGGGCAGCTGCCGCGGCGTCACCGAGGGCTGCAACGACGACGGGATCGGGGCGATGTGCGGCGCGCCCAGCGGCTCGCACCTCGACGGCCCCCTCCGCGGCGAGGGGCTCTGGTTCGTGGTGGTCGACGGCTACCTCGCCACCGACGCCGGCGCCTACCGCTTCGACGTCTCCTGGTGA
- a CDS encoding PAS domain-containing protein, which yields MESLGELGSLAERNEIPLVAVDEEGVIRFVREGTADLLGWTREELLGQPLDCLLPSGWEGTTFLATILESTGELHGKRVRATLVRREGVEKDFILAATTARMPGHRVRVLALEPLAEVPDTVRVPVGASAGARSIARAIPGIGYGHTDQLYRLLFEQAPLGVFYFDADGVVTACNPRLLEMLGTTREKTLGLHLLSLPDKRLVAAVRDSLQGKSASYQTTYTSVTGGKTLPVESFYSPVFDAEGEVVGGMAIVVDVSERKRLEHERDLHLARLETLLDTAPIGIAFLDTSCRFVRVNHRLAEINGRPEAAHLGRTPEDILGSTGAILRHVVEHVLAAGKSITGHHVSTSDLGVEGPWRSWDVSFYPVRENDRIIGVGALVEEVTEHAKAEHERERLYQESRDAVQVRDDFLSVASHELKTPLTPLSIRLATIERKLEQGQPVPLDLVRKARGSLGKLTVLINDLLDVARIRAGRLTLHVQRVDLGGLLERSVAAQREGRPGPVSLRSSGGPVHLDGDPARLEQVFDNLLDNAAKYSAPDAPIEVSLEVGSDHAVVSVHDRGIGIPEEQRALLFERFFRARNASSRSAGGLGLGLYISRDIVDRHGGRISVESEQGKGSTFRVELPLSQARPHQETSKR from the coding sequence TTGGAGTCGCTCGGCGAGCTGGGCAGCCTGGCGGAACGGAACGAGATCCCTCTCGTCGCGGTCGACGAGGAAGGGGTGATCCGCTTCGTCCGGGAGGGAACGGCCGATCTGCTCGGCTGGACCCGCGAGGAGCTGCTCGGACAGCCGCTCGACTGCCTGCTCCCTTCCGGCTGGGAGGGCACGACCTTCCTCGCCACCATCCTCGAGTCCACCGGCGAGCTGCACGGGAAGCGCGTGCGCGCGACGCTGGTGCGACGCGAAGGGGTGGAGAAGGACTTCATCCTCGCCGCCACAACGGCACGCATGCCCGGCCACCGGGTGCGCGTCCTCGCCCTCGAGCCCCTGGCCGAAGTCCCCGACACGGTCCGGGTGCCGGTGGGCGCCTCCGCCGGCGCGCGCAGTATCGCCCGGGCCATTCCGGGCATCGGGTACGGGCACACCGACCAGCTCTACCGCCTCCTCTTCGAGCAGGCGCCCCTCGGCGTCTTCTATTTCGACGCGGACGGCGTGGTCACGGCCTGCAACCCCCGGCTCCTCGAGATGCTGGGCACGACCCGGGAAAAGACCCTCGGCCTCCACCTGCTCTCCCTCCCCGACAAGCGCCTCGTCGCTGCGGTCCGCGACAGCCTCCAGGGCAAGAGCGCTTCCTACCAGACGACCTACACCTCGGTGACCGGTGGCAAGACGCTTCCGGTGGAGAGCTTCTACTCGCCGGTCTTCGACGCGGAAGGCGAGGTGGTCGGCGGCATGGCGATCGTCGTCGACGTGAGCGAGCGCAAGCGCCTCGAGCACGAGCGCGACCTGCATCTCGCGCGGCTGGAGACGCTGCTCGACACCGCACCGATCGGCATCGCCTTCCTCGACACCTCCTGCCGCTTCGTCCGGGTGAACCACCGGCTCGCCGAGATCAACGGACGACCGGAAGCGGCGCACCTCGGGCGTACCCCGGAGGACATCCTCGGCAGCACGGGGGCCATCCTCCGCCACGTGGTCGAGCACGTCCTCGCAGCGGGCAAATCGATCACCGGCCATCACGTGAGCACCAGCGACCTCGGGGTCGAGGGGCCCTGGCGCTCCTGGGACGTGAGCTTCTATCCGGTCCGCGAGAACGACCGGATCATCGGGGTCGGCGCGCTGGTGGAGGAGGTCACCGAGCACGCGAAGGCCGAACACGAGCGGGAGCGGCTCTACCAGGAGTCCCGCGACGCGGTGCAGGTCCGCGACGACTTCCTCTCCGTCGCCTCCCACGAGCTCAAGACGCCGCTGACGCCGCTCTCGATCCGCCTGGCGACGATCGAGCGCAAGCTCGAGCAGGGCCAGCCCGTGCCGCTCGATCTGGTCCGCAAGGCCCGCGGCAGCCTCGGCAAGCTGACCGTGCTCATCAACGATCTGCTCGACGTCGCCCGCATCCGCGCCGGCAGGCTCACCCTGCACGTCCAGCGCGTCGATCTCGGCGGGCTCCTCGAGCGATCGGTGGCCGCGCAGCGCGAGGGGCGGCCCGGGCCGGTCTCGCTCCGGTCCAGCGGCGGTCCGGTTCACCTCGATGGCGATCCGGCGCGGCTCGAGCAGGTCTTCGACAACCTGCTGGACAACGCCGCCAAATACAGCGCGCCCGACGCGCCGATCGAGGTCTCGCTGGAGGTGGGCAGCGACCATGCCGTCGTCTCGGTCCACGATCGCGGGATCGGCATCCCCGAGGAGCAGCGCGCGCTCCTCTTCGAGCGCTTCTTCCGGGCGCGCAATGCCTCGTCCCGCTCGGCGGGCGGGCTCGGCCTCGGCCTCTACATCAGCCGCGACATCGTCGATCGGCACGGCGGCAGGATCTCGGTGGAGAGCGAGCAGGGAAAGGGCTCGACCTTCCGCGTCGAGCTACCGCTCAGCCAGGCCCGCCCTCACCAGGAGACGTCGAAGCGGTAG
- a CDS encoding SIS domain-containing protein — MATRTPRKTAQKPVTIRKSAPAGKVASMGPIDPHGPLSVRPNKRIAFGGPSKDELVRHGRKVVEAELAAVNGLHQKIDRSFAQAVELILSSKGRLVVTGLGKPGFVAQKISATFASTGTPSLYLHPAEALHGDLGRVTRDDVVLALSNSGRTEEIVRLLGPVGRIGAKVIAMTGDVHSPLAEQADVVLDIGNVEEACPLGLAPTASSTVLLVLGDALAMTVLDNRAFGNDDYALIHPGGSLGTKVMRVREVMRQGDANPVVRMDEPLSRAVAVMTQTPGRPGATLVVDRRGKLAGIFTDGDLRRLFEAGTTSPSTPIGELMGKDPRTVHPEMLVLDAAEVLRESRIDQVPVVDDKNRPLGLLDVQDLLAVKVL; from the coding sequence ATGGCCACCCGTACGCCTCGCAAAACCGCCCAGAAGCCCGTGACCATCCGCAAGAGCGCGCCCGCCGGCAAGGTGGCGAGCATGGGCCCGATCGATCCCCACGGCCCGCTCTCGGTGCGGCCGAACAAGCGGATCGCCTTCGGGGGCCCGTCGAAGGACGAGCTGGTGCGGCACGGCCGCAAGGTGGTCGAGGCGGAGCTCGCCGCGGTGAACGGCCTCCACCAGAAGATCGACCGCTCCTTCGCCCAGGCGGTGGAGCTCATCCTCTCCAGCAAGGGCCGGCTGGTGGTGACGGGCCTCGGCAAGCCGGGCTTCGTCGCCCAGAAGATCTCGGCGACCTTCGCCTCGACGGGCACGCCCTCGCTCTACCTCCACCCCGCGGAGGCGCTCCACGGCGACCTCGGCCGCGTCACCCGCGACGACGTCGTCCTCGCCCTCTCCAACTCGGGCCGCACCGAGGAGATCGTGCGCCTGCTCGGCCCGGTGGGCCGGATCGGGGCGAAGGTGATCGCCATGACCGGCGACGTCCACTCGCCGCTCGCGGAGCAGGCCGACGTGGTCCTCGACATCGGCAACGTGGAGGAGGCCTGCCCGCTGGGCCTCGCCCCCACCGCCTCCTCCACCGTGCTCCTCGTCCTCGGCGACGCGCTGGCGATGACGGTCCTCGACAACCGCGCCTTCGGCAACGACGACTACGCCCTCATCCACCCGGGCGGCTCGCTCGGCACCAAGGTGATGCGCGTGCGTGAGGTGATGCGCCAGGGTGACGCCAACCCGGTGGTCCGGATGGACGAGCCCCTCTCCCGCGCGGTGGCGGTGATGACCCAGACCCCGGGCAGGCCCGGCGCCACCCTGGTGGTCGATCGCCGCGGCAAGCTGGCAGGCATCTTCACCGACGGTGATCTCCGCCGCCTCTTCGAGGCAGGCACCACCTCGCCCTCGACCCCCATCGGCGAGCTGATGGGCAAGGACCCGCGCACCGTCCACCCGGAGATGCTCGTCCTCGACGCTGCGGAGGTCCTGCGCGAGTCGCGGATCGACCAGGTCCCCGTCGTCGACGACAAGAACCGCCCGCTCGGCCTGCTCGACGTGCAGGATCTCCTCGCGGTCAAGGTTCTCTGA